The following coding sequences are from one Papilio machaon chromosome 8, ilPapMach1.1, whole genome shotgun sequence window:
- the LOC106720271 gene encoding skin secretory protein xP2, producing MRTTICLVFLLVAAAAASEKKSTESKAEPLEKKLDKRGLLNLGYGYGISGLDIGHIGHGSGFGGAYNVIQDSGLAHGYGSINLGAHTDTLRTITLVKGVPVGVPVDRPVPYPVEKHVPYPVKVPVPQPYEVVKHVPVHVKEYVKVPVHVPAPYPVEKKVPYPVHVPVDRPYPVKVLVPQPYPVEKHVPYPVKVPVPQPYPVEKHVPYPVEVKVPVPQPYPVVKHVGVPVKVPVDRPYPVHVPAPYPVEKPVPVAVPVEKPVAYPVHVPVDRPYPVHVERPYPVPVKVAVPEPYPVYKHVPVEVERPVAYPVKVPVDRPYPVHIEKHIPVPVEKPVPVPVKVPVLVGNGGHNYGGQDFSSPDFSGSDFGGHYSYGGSHYSH from the coding sequence ATCTGCCTAGTTTTCCTGCTGGTAGCAGCGGCTGCTGCCAGCGAGAAGAAGTCGACAGAAAGTAAGGCGGAGCCTTTGGAGAAAAAACTGGACAAACGTGGTCTCCTGAACCTCGGCTACGGATACGGAATCAGCGGCCTTGACATCGGTCACATTGGCCACGGCTCCGGCTTCGGCGGCGCCTACAACGTCATCCAGGACTCTGGCCTTGCCCACGGCTACGGCTCGATCAACCTCGGAGCCCACACTGATACCCTCAGAACTATCACCCTCGTCAAAGGAGTCCCGGTGGGCGTCCCCGTTGACAGGCCAGTGCCGTACCCAGTGGAGAAACATGTTCCGTATCCAGTGAAGGTTCCCGTACCGCAGCCCTATGAGGTCGTCAAACACGTGCCCGTTCACGTGAAGGAGTACGTTAAAGTTCCAGTCCATGTGCCCGCTCCTTACCCCGTCGAGAAGAAGGTTCCCTACCCCGTCCATGTTCCAGTCGACAGGCCTTACCCCGTTAAGGTTCTCGTTCCCCAGCCCTACCCCGTTGAGAAGCACGTACCTTACCCCGTGAAGGTGCCGGTGCCCCAACCCTACCCCGTGGAGAAACACGTGCCATACCCTGTCGAAGTGAAGGTACCTGTACCCCAGCCCTACCCGGTCGTGAAACACGTCGGAGTCCCCGTCAAGGTGCCCGTCGACAGGCCTTACCCCGTGCACGTGCCCGCTCCCTACCCCGTCGAGAAGCCCGTCCCCGTCGCGGTGCCGGTTGAGAAGCCCGTCGCCTACCCCGTCCACGTGCCCGTAGACAGGCCCTACCCCGTGCATGTCGAGAGGCCCTACCCCGTGCCCGTGAAGGTCGCCGTGCCCGAGCCTTACCCCGTCTACAAGCACGTTCCCGTTGAGGTCGAAAGGCCCGTAGCTTACCCCGTGAAGGTGCCCGTCGACAGGCCCTACCCCGTACACATCGAGAAGCACATCCCCGTCCCAGTAGAAAAGCCGGTGCCAGTACCCGTGAAGGTCCCCGTGCTGGTCGGCAATGGCGGCCATAACTACGGCGGTCAAGACTTCAGCAGCCCCGACTTCAGCGGTAGCGACTTCGGTGGCCACTAC